The Nocardia sp. BMG111209 genome includes a window with the following:
- a CDS encoding gamma-glutamyltransferase family protein, with amino-acid sequence MFTTRPTLQGSFGMVSTTHWLASAVAMAVLEADGNAFDAAVAAAFTLHVAEPHLNGPAGEVPILLAPVGGPPRVLCGQGPAPAGASIEHYTSLGLELVPGTGPLAAAVPGAFDAWLVLLRDHGTKRLAEVLSYAIGYAERGVPAVERIGATVAAVQRLFETEWTSSAAVYLRDGKPPAPGQLLANPALAGTWRRLITEAEAAGADREAQIEAARRVWREGFIGEALAATAARPALDTSGARHAGTLTGDDLANYAATYEDPVTHDWNGWTVAKAGPWSQGPVFLQQLALLPERPAYGTPEYFHTLVEGSKLAFADREAWYGDGTTVSMQTLLSSYYNTGRRSLIGACASLELRPGSPDGQRPVVTRYAGDRAAQEVPSGAGEPTVAATGETRGDTCHLDVVDRWGNMISATPSGGWLQSNPVVPELGFPLGTRLQMTWLEPGLASSLTPGRRPRSTLSPTLALRDGRAVLAFGTPGGDQQDQWSLHFFLAVALGERVRGGWDLQGAIDAPNWHQESFPGSFYPRTISPGAVIVESRIGAGVITELRRRGHLVTVGGPWSEGRMCAVARDPETGVLSAGANPRGMQGYAAGR; translated from the coding sequence GTGTTCACCACACGTCCCACGTTGCAGGGCAGCTTCGGCATGGTGTCGACCACCCACTGGCTGGCCTCCGCGGTCGCCATGGCGGTCCTGGAGGCCGACGGCAACGCCTTCGACGCCGCGGTCGCGGCGGCGTTCACGCTGCACGTCGCCGAACCGCATCTGAACGGGCCCGCCGGTGAGGTGCCGATCCTGCTGGCGCCGGTCGGCGGGCCGCCGCGGGTGCTGTGCGGGCAGGGCCCGGCGCCGGCCGGGGCGAGTATCGAGCACTACACCTCGCTCGGGCTGGAACTGGTGCCCGGCACCGGTCCGCTGGCCGCCGCGGTACCGGGCGCCTTCGACGCCTGGCTGGTGCTGCTGCGCGATCACGGTACGAAACGCCTGGCCGAGGTGCTGTCCTACGCCATCGGCTACGCCGAGCGTGGCGTCCCGGCGGTGGAACGGATCGGCGCCACCGTCGCGGCGGTGCAGCGGCTGTTCGAGACCGAGTGGACCAGTTCGGCCGCGGTGTATCTGCGCGACGGAAAGCCGCCTGCCCCAGGGCAATTGCTGGCCAATCCGGCGTTGGCCGGCACCTGGCGGCGGCTGATCACCGAGGCCGAGGCGGCGGGCGCCGATCGCGAGGCGCAGATCGAGGCGGCCCGGCGGGTATGGCGCGAGGGATTCATCGGCGAGGCGCTGGCCGCCACCGCCGCGCGACCGGCCCTGGACACCTCCGGCGCGCGGCACGCCGGTACCCTCACCGGCGACGATCTCGCGAATTACGCTGCCACGTACGAGGATCCGGTCACCCACGACTGGAACGGCTGGACCGTCGCGAAGGCCGGGCCGTGGAGCCAGGGCCCGGTGTTCCTGCAACAGCTGGCCCTGCTGCCGGAGCGGCCGGCCTACGGGACGCCCGAGTACTTCCACACCCTCGTCGAGGGGTCGAAGCTGGCGTTCGCGGATCGCGAGGCCTGGTACGGCGACGGCACCACCGTCTCGATGCAGACGCTGCTGTCGTCGTACTACAACACCGGGCGCCGCAGCCTGATCGGGGCGTGCGCCTCGCTCGAACTGCGGCCCGGCAGCCCCGACGGGCAGCGGCCGGTCGTCACCCGGTACGCGGGAGACCGTGCGGCACAGGAGGTTCCGTCCGGGGCGGGCGAGCCCACGGTGGCCGCCACCGGCGAAACCCGCGGCGACACCTGCCATCTGGATGTGGTGGACCGCTGGGGCAACATGATCTCCGCCACACCCAGCGGCGGCTGGCTGCAATCCAATCCCGTGGTACCGGAACTCGGCTTCCCGCTCGGCACCCGCTTGCAGATGACCTGGCTGGAACCGGGTCTGGCGAGTTCGCTGACCCCCGGCCGGCGTCCGCGCAGCACGCTCAGCCCCACCCTGGCGTTGCGCGACGGGCGGGCCGTACTGGCGTTCGGCACACCCGGTGGCGACCAGCAGGACCAGTGGAGCCTGCACTTCTTCCTCGCGGTCGCGCTCGGCGAACGGGTGCGCGGCGGATGGGATCTGCAGGGCGCGATCGACGCGCCGAACTGGCATCAGGAGAGCTTCCCCGGCTCGTTCTATCCGCGCACCATCAGCCCGGGTGCGGTGATCGTGGAATCGCGCATCGGGGCCGGCGTGATCACCGAACTGCGTCGCCGCGGCCACCTGGTCACGGTGGGCGGTCCGTGGTCGGAGGGCCGGATGTGCGCGGTGGCACGGGATCCCGAGACCGGGGTGCTGTCCGCCGGCGCGAACCCACGCGGGATGCAGGGCTACGCCGCCGGTCGCTGA
- a CDS encoding LysR family transcriptional regulator — MERRQLEYFVAIVEHGGFTHAARALQVAQPSLSRAIAKLEEELGVALFHRVGRNAVLSSAGELMAERARQVLRDLDALRAAAQTVGEGAVGRVDVAATSSSALEPVISIIAELRAHHPGVTVSTSSALSATEVVALVLRGRCEAGVCASAERPAGQGLISHHLRDEQFLLVMPPGTTVGAGDGTITASDLRGMHFVVPHAATAVRARFDRLAAEVGELTIAAEVGDRSVVLPMVLRGVGAALMPDGWDYLARRSGASVYRFDPPERIPQWLIHRTGPITAAARAFIDTTLSRARDAAE; from the coding sequence ATGGAACGCAGGCAACTCGAGTATTTCGTCGCCATCGTGGAGCACGGTGGTTTCACGCACGCCGCGCGCGCCCTGCAGGTGGCGCAGCCGTCGCTGTCGCGGGCGATCGCGAAACTCGAGGAGGAACTCGGGGTGGCGCTGTTCCACCGGGTCGGGCGCAACGCGGTGCTGAGCAGCGCCGGTGAGCTGATGGCCGAACGGGCCCGGCAGGTGTTGCGCGATCTGGACGCGCTGCGCGCCGCCGCCCAGACGGTCGGCGAGGGTGCGGTCGGCCGGGTCGACGTGGCCGCGACCTCCTCCTCGGCGCTGGAACCTGTGATCAGCATCATCGCCGAACTGCGTGCACACCATCCGGGTGTGACGGTGAGCACCTCCTCGGCGCTGTCGGCCACCGAGGTGGTCGCGCTGGTGCTGCGCGGCCGGTGCGAGGCCGGGGTGTGCGCCAGCGCGGAGCGGCCGGCGGGGCAGGGCCTGATCTCGCACCACCTCCGCGACGAGCAGTTCCTGCTGGTGATGCCGCCGGGCACGACGGTCGGCGCGGGCGACGGGACGATCACGGCGAGCGATCTGCGCGGTATGCATTTCGTCGTCCCGCACGCCGCCACCGCGGTGCGGGCCCGGTTCGACCGGCTGGCCGCCGAGGTCGGTGAGCTGACCATCGCCGCGGAGGTCGGCGACCGCAGCGTGGTGCTGCCGATGGTGCTGCGCGGGGTCGGCGCCGCGCTGATGCCCGACGGCTGGGACTATCTGGCCCGCCGCTCCGGCGCCTCGGTCTACCGCTTCGATCCGCCGGAACGCATCCCGCAGTGGCTGATCCACCGCACCGGGCCGATCACCGCCGCCGCGCGCGCGTTCATCGACACCACCCTGAGCCGGGCGCGGGACGCCGCCGAATAG
- a CDS encoding cation:proton antiporter has protein sequence MVADETALGLIQLGAVFFGLGLLGRLAARIGLSPIPLYLIGGLVFGTGGLVELHHVDQFIHLASEIGVVLLLLLLGLEYTADELVTSMRRSWTAGVVDLLANATPGVVIALLLGWGLTGAVAMAGVTVISSSGIVAKILNDFGRLGNRETPAILSILVFEDLAMAAYLPLLTAVLAGVGFLTGATSVAIALIAVSVVLVIALRYGRYVSMLIDSHDREIFLLTLLGSALLVAGMATVLQVSAAVGAFLLGIAISGTTAESARTMLEPLRDLFAALFFVLFGLSTDPKSIPPVLGWACVLVVVTVVTKVGTGWWAAARAGASRYGRLRAGTSLVAHGEFSIVIAGLAVSAGAVPAEFAAMAGTYVLLMAVLGPIAARFAEPVVRRLDRLRAPAT, from the coding sequence GTGGTCGCCGACGAAACTGCACTGGGTCTCATCCAGCTGGGGGCGGTGTTCTTCGGGCTGGGACTGCTCGGCCGGCTCGCGGCCCGAATCGGCCTGTCGCCCATCCCGTTGTATCTGATCGGCGGTCTGGTGTTCGGCACCGGCGGTCTGGTGGAACTGCATCACGTCGACCAATTCATCCATCTCGCCAGCGAAATCGGCGTGGTGCTGCTGTTGCTGCTGCTCGGGCTCGAGTACACCGCCGACGAACTGGTCACCAGCATGCGGCGGTCCTGGACCGCGGGCGTGGTGGACCTGCTGGCCAATGCCACACCGGGTGTCGTGATCGCGCTGTTGCTGGGCTGGGGCCTCACCGGCGCGGTCGCGATGGCCGGGGTCACGGTGATCTCGTCCTCGGGCATCGTCGCGAAGATCCTGAACGACTTCGGCCGCTTGGGAAATCGGGAGACGCCGGCCATCCTGTCGATCCTGGTGTTCGAGGATCTGGCCATGGCGGCGTATCTGCCGTTGCTGACCGCGGTGCTGGCCGGCGTCGGATTCCTCACGGGCGCAACGTCGGTCGCGATCGCGTTGATCGCGGTCAGCGTGGTGCTGGTGATCGCGCTGCGCTACGGCCGATACGTGTCGATGCTGATCGACAGCCACGACCGCGAGATCTTCCTGCTGACCCTGCTGGGTTCGGCGCTGCTGGTCGCCGGAATGGCCACGGTGCTCCAGGTTTCCGCGGCCGTCGGCGCGTTCCTGCTCGGCATCGCGATCTCCGGCACCACCGCCGAGAGCGCCCGCACCATGCTGGAGCCGCTGCGAGATCTGTTCGCCGCCTTGTTCTTCGTGCTGTTCGGGCTGTCCACCGACCCGAAGAGTATTCCGCCGGTACTGGGCTGGGCCTGCGTGCTCGTCGTGGTCACGGTGGTGACCAAGGTGGGCACCGGCTGGTGGGCGGCGGCGCGCGCGGGCGCCTCGCGCTACGGCCGGCTGCGCGCGGGCACCTCCCTCGTCGCGCACGGCGAATTCTCCATCGTGATCGCCGGACTGGCGGTGTCGGCGGGTGCGGTACCCGCCGAATTCGCCGCCATGGCAGGCACATACGTACTCCTGATGGCCGTCCTCGGCCCGATCGCGGCCCGCTTCGCCGAACCGGTGGTGCGCCGCCTGGACCGGCTGCGGGCCCCGGCCACCTGA
- a CDS encoding cation:proton antiporter regulatory subunit produces the protein MDVEVTPLPGIGVRKDFPLGGSGRRVGVVDRKDGTVDLILSRPGNPDECEQVAMTVTEAATLAGLLGAPQLVGQLVAEQRDLEGVNTRQLSLRTGSPYAGRPLGDTRMRTRTTASIVAVVRGGQTIPSPGPDFPMAAGDQLIVVGTGAGLDAAAAILVDG, from the coding sequence GTGGATGTCGAGGTGACGCCCCTGCCGGGGATCGGAGTACGGAAGGATTTCCCGCTGGGCGGGTCGGGCCGGCGGGTGGGGGTGGTGGATCGCAAGGACGGCACGGTCGACCTGATCCTGAGCCGGCCGGGCAATCCGGACGAGTGCGAACAGGTCGCGATGACGGTCACCGAGGCCGCGACGCTGGCCGGACTGCTCGGCGCCCCGCAACTGGTCGGGCAACTGGTCGCGGAGCAACGCGATCTGGAGGGTGTGAACACCCGGCAACTGTCCCTCCGCACCGGATCTCCGTACGCCGGGCGGCCGCTGGGCGACACCCGGATGCGCACCCGCACCACGGCCTCGATCGTCGCGGTGGTGCGCGGCGGGCAGACGATTCCCTCACCGGGCCCGGACTTTCCGATGGCCGCCGGTGATCAGCTCATCGTGGTCGGGACCGGTGCCGGGCTCGACGCGGCCGCGGCGATTCTGGTGGACGGCTGA
- a CDS encoding ABC transporter substrate-binding protein gives MVRPRRILIALLALALLAAGCSRGGGGETTVAGGGGGGSGDFGDLKGICNSAKASGAPAQGVTASEIKLGVFSDIGFTKNPEFVDAAKVFTSWCNDNGGVAGRKLSYTVHDAKLLEVRQRMVEACRDDFALVGGGAAFDGLGVKDRLNCLLPEFPAQVVSAANAGSDLQVGGGGTASQTDIYTGSHSWLFKEAYPDSAAAIGVITGDIPATKSMLSGYQESLPAEGATLVYGDLYPAAGVTDWTPYAQAIKSKGVKGLIFLGNYVDLPKLEDVLTGMDYHLDWIDANSNAYNAGFLKLLGNSATAQHNYADISGTAPLESDLPAIKQLKQLYAKYAPGSEPTYPAVRAFAAWALFAKSAASCGDALTRKCLYDAATKESAWTGGGLVAPQDYTTKAAVQKCFNVEMVTPQGWQPAPFKPDNGPYRCDMTPYVYKQDLGKPLTLADVGKSLNDVK, from the coding sequence ATGGTGAGACCGAGGCGAATTCTGATTGCGCTGCTCGCGCTGGCGCTGCTCGCGGCGGGCTGCAGCCGCGGAGGCGGTGGGGAGACCACCGTGGCCGGGGGCGGCGGGGGCGGATCGGGTGACTTCGGCGATCTGAAGGGCATCTGCAACTCCGCGAAGGCGTCCGGCGCCCCGGCGCAGGGGGTGACCGCGAGCGAGATCAAACTCGGTGTCTTCAGTGATATCGGCTTCACCAAGAACCCCGAATTCGTCGATGCCGCCAAGGTTTTCACCTCCTGGTGCAACGACAACGGCGGTGTCGCCGGGCGCAAGCTGAGCTACACCGTGCACGACGCCAAACTGCTGGAGGTCCGCCAGCGCATGGTCGAGGCGTGCCGGGACGATTTCGCGCTGGTCGGCGGCGGCGCGGCCTTCGACGGACTGGGTGTGAAGGACCGGTTGAACTGCCTGCTGCCGGAATTCCCGGCCCAGGTGGTCTCGGCCGCCAACGCCGGTTCGGATCTCCAGGTCGGCGGCGGCGGTACCGCCTCGCAGACGGATATCTACACCGGTTCGCACAGCTGGCTGTTCAAGGAGGCGTATCCGGATTCGGCGGCGGCGATCGGAGTGATCACCGGCGACATCCCGGCCACCAAGTCGATGCTGTCCGGATATCAGGAATCGTTGCCGGCCGAGGGTGCCACCCTCGTCTACGGCGATCTGTATCCGGCTGCGGGCGTGACGGATTGGACGCCCTACGCGCAAGCCATCAAGAGCAAGGGCGTGAAGGGCCTGATCTTCCTCGGCAACTATGTTGACCTGCCGAAGCTGGAGGACGTGCTGACCGGCATGGACTACCACCTGGACTGGATCGATGCCAACAGCAACGCCTACAACGCCGGATTCCTGAAACTGCTCGGCAATTCCGCCACCGCGCAGCACAACTACGCCGACATCTCCGGCACCGCCCCGCTGGAATCGGATCTGCCGGCGATCAAGCAGCTGAAGCAGCTGTACGCGAAGTACGCCCCCGGTTCCGAACCCACCTATCCGGCGGTGCGCGCCTTCGCCGCGTGGGCGCTGTTCGCCAAGTCGGCGGCGAGCTGTGGTGACGCGCTGACCCGCAAATGCCTCTACGACGCCGCGACCAAGGAATCCGCGTGGACCGGCGGCGGCCTGGTGGCGCCGCAGGACTACACCACGAAGGCGGCCGTGCAGAAGTGCTTCAACGTGGAGATGGTGACCCCGCAGGGCTGGCAGCCCGCGCCCTTCAAACCGGACAACGGCCCGTACCGCTGTGATATGACGCCGTATGTGTACAAGCAGGATCTCGGCAAACCGCTGACCCTGGCCGACGTCGGCAAGTCCCTGAACGACGTCAAATAG
- a CDS encoding MerR family transcriptional regulator, with protein MRIAELSRTTGVSAATIKYYVRAGLLPPGERTHANQVDYGPAHARRLRLVRALIEIGGLSITDAARVLEILDGGDHSTWESVGKAQYALDHRRDPGPGDDPIAQAAVDDLLARRGWEVFEDNPARATLVEVCTTLRQLGHDDFVEALDDYAEAVERIAAVDVGVVARQPSVEQTVESVIVGTVLGDTVLAALRRLAQEHLSRNAFG; from the coding sequence TTGCGCATCGCGGAACTCAGTCGCACCACGGGGGTGTCGGCCGCGACGATCAAGTACTACGTGCGCGCGGGCCTGCTACCGCCGGGCGAACGCACGCACGCGAACCAGGTCGACTACGGCCCCGCCCATGCCCGCCGGCTGCGCCTGGTCCGCGCGCTCATCGAGATCGGCGGCCTGTCGATCACCGATGCGGCGCGGGTGCTCGAAATCCTGGACGGGGGAGACCATTCCACCTGGGAGTCGGTCGGCAAGGCGCAGTACGCGCTCGATCACCGCCGCGACCCCGGGCCCGGCGACGACCCGATCGCGCAGGCCGCCGTCGACGACCTGCTGGCCCGGCGCGGCTGGGAGGTGTTCGAGGACAACCCCGCCCGCGCCACCCTGGTCGAGGTGTGCACCACCCTGCGGCAACTCGGTCACGACGACTTCGTCGAGGCGCTGGACGACTACGCCGAGGCGGTGGAACGCATCGCGGCGGTCGATGTGGGCGTGGTCGCCCGGCAGCCGTCGGTGGAGCAGACCGTCGAATCCGTCATCGTCGGCACGGTACTCGGCGACACCGTACTCGCCGCGCTGCGCCGGCTCGCCCAGGAACATCTGTCTCGCAACGCCTTCGGCTGA
- a CDS encoding ABA4-like family protein encodes MTQTLFTASFWFAAPFWAVMILAPTWRRTGWLVSSPLICVPPLLIYLILMTPRLAQFFPVMTRPDLAALQALLATAPGAAAIWAHLVGFDLLLGRWMYLDSRQRGISPILVSPILFATIFFSAIGVLVYVLLRTAYRPPVAPEVAAAPVTG; translated from the coding sequence ATGACACAGACGCTGTTCACCGCCTCGTTCTGGTTCGCCGCGCCGTTCTGGGCGGTGATGATCCTCGCGCCGACGTGGCGGCGCACCGGATGGCTGGTCTCGTCGCCGCTGATCTGCGTGCCGCCGTTGCTGATCTACCTGATCCTGATGACACCCCGTCTCGCACAGTTCTTCCCGGTGATGACCCGGCCGGATCTGGCGGCGTTGCAGGCCCTGCTCGCGACGGCCCCGGGCGCCGCGGCGATCTGGGCGCATCTGGTCGGATTCGATCTGCTGCTCGGCCGATGGATGTACCTGGACAGCCGGCAGCGCGGGATATCCCCGATCCTGGTGTCGCCCATCCTCTTCGCGACGATCTTCTTCTCCGCGATCGGTGTGCTGGTCTACGTGCTGCTGCGTACCGCGTATCGGCCACCCGTCGCACCGGAGGTCGCTGCGGCGCCGGTGACCGGCTGA
- a CDS encoding HAMP domain-containing sensor histidine kinase encodes MSRSRPDRRPAVARLRRARWVQTALFTAITAICLIALGAFAVTVDGHSRHRALDDRLDRYAGGLAREVNWGDDGAVDLEAVHDDDLVQDTVTIVILARDHNGPWREVFTHRRAGSPPPEALRAVADRIAADEDSDTETGADSTGRTVRLAGVPVWTDDSVIGAVVIAADDPGPSAHEHRNLVLATEFGGIALVLLAAVAGHLLSGVSMRSALRLLDEQERFLGDAAHELRTPLAALRLRTDAGLRDSGNERIALTDVRRFTDRMTRLVAGLLARARTETGVAEPERLPLRLDQLVEGVIADFPVAGIDLTAESVVVQADPELLALAVRNLVDNALVHGDGAVGVSVTADGRPDPAAPVTAGRVTVRDHGPGLDPALPDPFDRGATASRTGHGIGLSIVRWVAGIHGGTATLAPAPGGGTIATLTVGPPPA; translated from the coding sequence GTGAGCCGGTCCCGCCCCGATCGGCGGCCCGCCGTCGCCCGGCTGCGCCGCGCCCGGTGGGTGCAGACCGCGCTGTTCACCGCGATCACGGCGATCTGCCTGATCGCGCTGGGCGCCTTCGCCGTCACCGTCGACGGGCATTCCCGCCACCGCGCGCTCGACGACCGCCTCGACCGGTACGCCGGCGGCCTGGCCCGCGAGGTGAACTGGGGTGACGACGGCGCCGTCGACCTGGAGGCCGTGCACGACGACGATCTGGTGCAGGACACGGTCACGATCGTGATCCTGGCCCGCGACCACAACGGGCCCTGGCGTGAGGTTTTCACGCACCGCCGGGCCGGATCGCCGCCGCCGGAGGCGCTGCGGGCCGTCGCCGATCGGATCGCCGCCGACGAGGATTCCGACACCGAGACCGGCGCCGACAGCACCGGCCGCACGGTCCGCCTGGCAGGCGTGCCGGTGTGGACCGACGATTCCGTGATCGGCGCGGTGGTGATCGCCGCGGACGATCCCGGCCCGTCCGCGCACGAACACCGGAACCTGGTGCTGGCCACCGAGTTCGGTGGAATCGCGCTGGTGCTGCTGGCCGCCGTCGCCGGGCATCTGCTGTCCGGGGTCAGCATGCGGTCCGCGCTGCGCCTGCTCGACGAGCAGGAGCGTTTCCTCGGCGACGCCGCCCACGAACTGCGCACCCCGCTCGCGGCGCTGCGCCTGCGCACCGACGCGGGCCTGCGCGATTCCGGTAACGAACGCATCGCCCTCACCGACGTCCGCCGCTTCACCGACCGCATGACCCGCCTGGTCGCGGGCCTGCTGGCCCGCGCTCGCACGGAAACCGGTGTGGCGGAACCGGAACGGCTGCCCCTGCGCCTGGACCAGTTGGTGGAGGGCGTGATCGCCGATTTCCCGGTCGCCGGCATCGACCTCACCGCGGAATCGGTGGTGGTGCAGGCGGATCCGGAACTGCTGGCGCTGGCGGTCCGCAATCTCGTCGACAACGCCCTGGTCCACGGCGACGGCGCGGTGGGGGTGTCGGTGACGGCGGACGGCAGGCCGGACCCGGCGGCGCCGGTCACCGCCGGCCGGGTCACGGTCCGCGACCACGGACCGGGACTCGATCCGGCACTGCCGGATCCGTTCGATCGCGGCGCCACCGCCTCGCGCACCGGTCACGGCATCGGTCTGTCGATCGTCCGCTGGGTGGCCGGAATACACGGCGGCACCGCGACTCTGGCGCCGGCGCCGGGCGGCGGCACGATCGCGACCCTCACCGTCGGGCCACCGCCCGCGTGA
- a CDS encoding response regulator transcription factor produces the protein MRILVCEDDPELRAEVVAGLRGAGLAVDAAGDLADADLKTSVNDYDCLVVDRGLPDGDGLELIRAHREAGGRTPVLILTARDTLADRLDGFADGADDYLVKPFALDELTARVRALCRRRDRPAAAHVRVHDLAVDRSRRRVQRAGILLTLTPKEFGVLELLVDRAGAVVTRTELIECCWDEMAEPASNVVDAVIVQLRRKLGAPPLIETVRGVGFTITP, from the coding sequence ATGCGAATTCTGGTGTGCGAGGACGATCCCGAGCTGCGCGCCGAGGTGGTGGCCGGACTGCGCGGCGCGGGCCTCGCGGTCGACGCGGCCGGTGATCTGGCCGACGCCGACCTGAAGACGAGCGTGAACGACTACGACTGTCTCGTGGTCGACCGCGGTCTGCCCGACGGCGACGGGCTCGAGCTGATCCGCGCGCACCGGGAGGCCGGCGGCCGCACGCCGGTACTGATCCTCACCGCGCGCGACACCCTGGCCGACCGGCTCGACGGATTCGCCGACGGCGCAGACGATTACCTCGTCAAACCGTTCGCGCTGGACGAGCTGACCGCGCGGGTGCGGGCACTGTGCCGGCGCCGCGACCGTCCCGCGGCCGCGCACGTCCGGGTGCACGATCTCGCCGTGGACCGGTCCCGGCGGCGCGTCCAGCGCGCCGGGATCCTGCTGACGTTGACCCCCAAGGAATTCGGGGTGCTGGAACTGCTGGTGGATCGGGCGGGTGCGGTGGTGACCCGTACCGAACTGATCGAATGTTGCTGGGACGAAATGGCCGAACCGGCCTCGAACGTGGTCGATGCGGTGATCGTGCAGTTGCGCCGCAAACTCGGCGCGCCGCCGCTGATCGAGACCGTGCGCGGCGTCGGTTTCACGATCACGCCGTGA
- a CDS encoding DUF1501 domain-containing protein: MNRTTVQRRKVLQAGVLGATGVFGACARKGWRRPILRPGPVGQRRLVVIEMAGGCDGLSMVAPIGDSDYRRLRPNTAIPAGQLHAIDRNWGYHPALTRVAQQGATVVAGVGVAAPDLSHFEMMNRWQTGDPDGRVRPDTGFLGRLCDVLGDPGAPAVGVSLGLGATPALACRRVTTLSVDPGNNGRFPAFDEDDALTEVWLAAHRAAARPDAADGPLLAAARTGTATAMRFSDAVAELPSEQQGYPESALGAQLQLAAQLLADERLGLRIVHVPMEADFDTHTGHPDRFDALMTEFDAAVGTFRDDLARRGLADRVLIAAHSEFGRRVPENDGYGLDHGAAGTALLMGPTVAGLAGEPPSLRRLDADDNVIATVPMAEFHATLAQTWLGVPASEVLSGSPRPIPGVLPVLK, encoded by the coding sequence ATGAATCGGACGACGGTGCAGCGCCGGAAGGTGCTGCAGGCCGGAGTGCTCGGCGCCACCGGCGTATTCGGCGCGTGTGCGCGCAAGGGCTGGCGGCGGCCGATCCTGCGCCCCGGGCCGGTGGGGCAACGGCGGCTGGTCGTGATCGAAATGGCCGGTGGCTGTGACGGTTTGTCGATGGTGGCGCCGATCGGGGACTCCGATTACCGGCGGCTGCGCCCGAACACCGCGATCCCGGCGGGGCAGCTGCACGCCATCGACCGGAACTGGGGCTACCATCCCGCGCTCACCCGGGTGGCGCAGCAGGGCGCCACGGTGGTCGCGGGCGTCGGCGTCGCCGCGCCGGACCTGTCGCACTTCGAGATGATGAACCGCTGGCAGACCGGGGATCCCGACGGCCGGGTGCGGCCGGACACCGGATTCCTCGGCCGACTCTGCGACGTGCTCGGCGATCCGGGCGCACCCGCCGTCGGCGTCTCGCTGGGGCTCGGCGCGACCCCGGCGCTGGCCTGCAGGCGGGTGACCACCCTGTCGGTGGATCCCGGAAACAACGGCAGATTCCCGGCTTTCGACGAGGACGACGCGCTGACCGAGGTGTGGCTGGCCGCGCACCGGGCCGCCGCGCGCCCGGACGCCGCGGACGGTCCGCTGCTGGCCGCGGCCCGCACCGGCACGGCCACCGCGATGCGTTTCTCGGACGCGGTGGCCGAACTGCCCTCGGAGCAGCAGGGCTATCCCGAATCCGCTCTCGGGGCCCAATTGCAACTGGCCGCACAGCTGTTGGCCGACGAACGGCTCGGACTGCGGATCGTGCACGTCCCGATGGAGGCCGACTTCGACACGCACACCGGACATCCCGATCGGTTCGACGCGCTCATGACCGAATTCGATGCCGCCGTGGGCACATTCCGCGACGACCTGGCCCGCCGCGGTCTCGCCGACCGGGTGCTGATCGCCGCGCACAGCGAATTCGGCCGCCGGGTACCGGAGAACGACGGCTACGGTCTCGATCACGGCGCCGCCGGGACCGCCCTGCTGATGGGCCCCACCGTCGCGGGCCTGGCCGGTGAGCCGCCGTCGCTGCGCCGCCTCGATGCCGACGACAACGTGATCGCCACCGTGCCGATGGCCGAATTCCATGCCACGCTTGCCCAGACGTGGCTCGGTGTGCCGGCGTCGGAGGTGTTGTCCGGTTCGCCACGGCCGATTCCCGGTGTGCTGCCTGTGCTGAAATGA